ACGGAGTCGTCTGCGGCCGTCACTTTTTGTTTTGTCTCAGGGCAACAGAGGATCGCCAGCAGATCCGGATTGATATTCATAGACTCTATCCTCCCCACAGTTGACACATGCACGATCCTGTATCATGCCACCAAGTACGATGAAGTCTCAAGAGCTCTCCAGCACTGAAGAAATCTGGTAGACTACCAAAAACTGGTGGTCGGGAACGGAACATGGTGAAAGCCTTCTGGAAAACCTGTGTGGCTGGGCTCATTCTCATTCTGCCGGCCTGGGCCACGCTGCTGATCCTGTCGACCCTTTTTACCGCCCTTGATAGTGTGGTAGGCCGATATCTGGTCTACCCTTTTCCTGGCCTTGGCCTCCTGCTCTTAGTGCTTCTGCTCATTCTCGTCGGAGTCATCGGCGATCATATGATCTCTCGTGGCTTGTTCGAAAGAGTGGAACGGCGGATTGAACAGATCCCGCTCGTGCAAAGTATTTACCTCACGTTAAAAGGCATGACGGACCTCGTCAATTTTCGCTCCCGATTTGGGCAGAGCCGGGTCGTCGCATTTCCATTTCCGCGTGATGGATGTTGGGCCTTAGGATTTGTCATGGGTACAGCCCCCCCGGCCCTTCAAGTAGACCAGTCCCATACACTTGTGATGGTATTTGTTCCGACTGCCATTCATCCATTTACGGGGTATTTGGCGTTTATTCCGGACATCGCCCTCAAACCAATTAATCTGCCCTTCGAGGAGGCCATGAAGATGGAATTCTCGGCTGGATTTTACAGACCACGGGCCGGATGGCTTACCCCGTCCCCGGCCATCCTCCCAAGATCATGAATCTCAATGTGTTCAACATTAGGCCAGCCACCGTGGCCGATGTGCAGACAATTGTCGATTTCAATGCGGCCATGGCTCTCGAAACGGAACAACGTAGACTGGATCGCGATCGGCTCCAAGACGGTGCACTCGCACTCTTGGCACATCCTCAGTATGGCTTTTACGTTGTGGCGGAAACTCCCGTTGAGACCATTCCCACCGCTGTCGGTCAACTCATGATCACCTTTGAGTGGAGTGATTGGCGCAACGGGCTCTTTTGGTGGGTTCAGAGCGTCTATGTTACACCGGAGTGGCGTCGACGTGGTGTCTATCGAGCCATGCATGAGCACATTGCCACCCGAGCCAAGGGAGATCCACAAGTTTGTGGGATTCGTCTCTATGTTGAACACCAGAATCAGCACGCCCAAACTGTCTATCGACGTGTGGGACTCAGTCCCTCTGCCTATACGGTTTATGAACAAGATTTCATACTGGGCCATCAGCGACCGAATCCCTGAAAAGGAGTACTCGATATGAAGATCGTTCAATCTGTCTATACTCTGCTGGTCCTTACCATACTCATACAAGGCTGCGCCTTCAGTAGAGGGACGCTCGGAGACGACATCAAATCAGACACCGTCGCAGCGCTTCAAAAGGGAATCACCACAAAGGATGAAGTCATTCGCCTGTTGGGCGCTCCAGATCGGTTGCTCCCACTCAATGGTCGAGACGTTTTTCAGTACTACCGATATGATGCCAAGGCCGGGAGCCTCCTGTTGATCATTCTCAACTTTTCGCGCCTTTCCATTAAAAGTGACGACCTCTTCGTGATCCTCAACCGTGAGGGGATCGTCGAAGATGTGATCGCATCGAAACGCACGGAGGCACTAGCCTTCCGATTCTGGCCATTTGGGGAGTGATATGAGAAGTATCATCAGTCGAATGGTCCCGCTTGTACTGGGGGCCCTGGTCTCTCTGGCCCTACTGGGTTGTAACGTGATTCGTGTTTCGTTCAATACTTCCCTTGGTCCGGAGGATGTCACCTTCATTGTACCTGGCAAGACCACCTTGTCCGAGGTGGTCGCCAAACTTGGGGCGCCCCACTCCATCATCGATTCTGATACGGGGGTTGTGGCTACATACCGATTTTTCGATGTGAAATACTCACGGGTCAATTTTGGTTGGTTGGCAAAGCCTTGGACCCCGGTCGATCCTGATTTGATCTTTTCTCGCACGGGACTTGGCGTTGACGCGTTCCAAATCTTGTGCGACTCCCGGTGGGTCGTGTTACATCAAGAGTTTCAGCGGCACCTCATCAGACCGCCCTTCTATCCCTATCCATTTCAGTAGTCAGGACTCTCAGTCTCCCGTGAATTACTACGTGGCACTAGCGGCGGCAGACTCGCTATAATGATAAACTATGAGTCAGGGAACCACAGATCCCGCTCCGTGCTCCACGCATGACAACCCCTCTTCGTCCTATATCCCAGCCGACAAAGATACCGAGTTTCTCCAACGGGATGAGTTACGTCCCATTCGGATCGGGCTCGAACTGCTGAAGCCAGAACTCATCCAAAAAGAAGAACAGATCAAGTCCACCATCGTCGTCTTCGGGAGCGCTAGGCTGCACGAGCCGGCGGCTGCTACACAGACGCTGCGGCAGGCAGAAGAGAAAGCTGCTAGGGCTCCTGCAGATCGGACGCTCCAACAACAACTGGCCATCGCCAAACGTCAACTTGAGCTTGCGAAATACTATGACGTGGCCAGAGACTTTGCGCGGCTGGTCTCGTCGACCTGCCAGGTCGATGGGCATTGCGACTATGTCGTAGTGACGGGCGGTGGTCCCGGCATTATGGAAGCAGCCAACCGTGGGGCGGCAGATGTGAATGCCAAGTCGATAGGACTCAACATCACGTTGCCGCACGAGCAGTACCCAAATCCCTACATTACCCCTCGACTCAGTTTTCAATTTCGCTATTTTGCGATCAGGAAAATGCATTTTCTCATCCGTGCCAAGGCCCTCGTAGCGTTTCCCGGAGGATTCGGCACTCTCGATGAACTGTTTGAGACACTGACCCTGCTCCAAACGGGTAAGACGGACAAGGTCATCGTGATCCTCGTCGGGCGGGACTTCTGGGAGAGACTGATCAATTGGCAATTGCTTGTTGAGTACGGACTGATTTCACAGACGGACCTGGATCTCTTTCACTATACGGAAACGGCTCAGGAAGCCTGGGACTTGATCGCACGCCACAATGGAGTACCCCCTACATGAAACTCTCATTCTACGGCGCAGCTCGCTCAGTGACAGGAAGCCGACATCTGTTAGAAGTGCCAGGGTTTCGAGTCCTGCTCGACTGTGGCCTGTTTCAGGGACGGCGAGAAGAAGCGTTTCGGCGAAACCGAGAATTCGGGTTCGATCCGAAGTCGTTGGGGGCGATCCTTCTGTCGCATGCCCACATCGACCACTCCGGAGCGTTACCTGTGTTGCCGAGAAAGGGATTTTCGGGGAAGGTTTACCTCACCAGAGCCTCTGCCGACCTCGCCGGGATCATGCTCGAAGATTCGGCTCGCGTGCAAGAGAACGACTGCCGCTATGTGAATAAGCAGGAAAAGCGACGGGGAAAAGCGTGTGTACAGGCGCTCTATGACGGCGATGATGTGCGAAAAATCCTGAAGCGGTTTGAGGGCAGCCGATATGGAGACCAGCTGAAAATTGCGCCTCGCCTGACGGCCTCCTTTCACGACGCAGGCCACATCCTGGGATCTGCCGCTGTCCGTGTGAAATACAC
The Candidatus Nitrospira nitrosa DNA segment above includes these coding regions:
- a CDS encoding DUF502 domain-containing protein; translation: MVKAFWKTCVAGLILILPAWATLLILSTLFTALDSVVGRYLVYPFPGLGLLLLVLLLILVGVIGDHMISRGLFERVERRIEQIPLVQSIYLTLKGMTDLVNFRSRFGQSRVVAFPFPRDGCWALGFVMGTAPPALQVDQSHTLVMVFVPTAIHPFTGYLAFIPDIALKPINLPFEEAMKMEFSAGFYRPRAGWLTPSPAILPRS
- a CDS encoding GNAT family N-acetyltransferase, translating into MNLNVFNIRPATVADVQTIVDFNAAMALETEQRRLDRDRLQDGALALLAHPQYGFYVVAETPVETIPTAVGQLMITFEWSDWRNGLFWWVQSVYVTPEWRRRGVYRAMHEHIATRAKGDPQVCGIRLYVEHQNQHAQTVYRRVGLSPSAYTVYEQDFILGHQRPNP
- a CDS encoding LOG family protein; protein product: MSQGTTDPAPCSTHDNPSSSYIPADKDTEFLQRDELRPIRIGLELLKPELIQKEEQIKSTIVVFGSARLHEPAAATQTLRQAEEKAARAPADRTLQQQLAIAKRQLELAKYYDVARDFARLVSSTCQVDGHCDYVVVTGGGPGIMEAANRGAADVNAKSIGLNITLPHEQYPNPYITPRLSFQFRYFAIRKMHFLIRAKALVAFPGGFGTLDELFETLTLLQTGKTDKVIVILVGRDFWERLINWQLLVEYGLISQTDLDLFHYTETAQEAWDLIARHNGVPPT